DNA from Brassica napus cultivar Da-Ae chromosome C4, Da-Ae, whole genome shotgun sequence:
GAACTTGCGAGATCATCCAAGTAAGAACAGAACTCTCCTTCTGGATCTAGCAGgatcaaaaccaaaccaatcaTAACCAAAAAGGACAAGACATGGAAACTTCAAAAGTTCAGATAAAACGATCATATACCAAGAAAGTCATCGTTCTTGTCTGTAGGATCGTAACTCACTGGGAACACACCTGTATTGTCCTGCATGCATTCACATAAAGATCAAGTAAggataaaaaactaaaatagtaAATAACATTACCTAGAAAGTAAATTTACAGGATTAAGAAGAGCTTTGTATGGTTCATCATCAATGAAGATAGTGTTTGAAGCAGAGAAGCCTTTGAAGTACTTAAACACTTTAGAGAGATCCTTGAAAAACATAGGTTTATCACTGTTATGTAATGTCGTACTTCCACTGTCAGTACACTCTTCTTGGTCCTATAGCAAAGTAGAATATAAGATAATGCTTAAATAAAAACACATACTCAGATATATATcataagtcttttttttttgttcaaaagaaaaatatcataaGAGTCTTACCCACACAAAAAGAAGATTATCTTGAAGATTTTCAAGAACAATGTTTAGAACTATATCAACATTTTTCCTAAAAGACAAAACCATAAGGAatcatattaaaatgaaaattaatttgaatttcAAGAGATGGAAAAATGAAGGGACTAACTCGCAAGCAGAGGACCAAATTCCAACTTCAAATCTCTCGAGAATAAACTTCATGAACTCTTCAGCAAATGGCCTCTTATAcactaaacaaacaaatataattaatagattaaaataataaaattggaaattaataaaaataagttaCCTAGGTTTGGGCCACAAGAAGCATCAGGAGATCTGTTCTTGGGAGTTTTGCGGTTAGTTCTCCGATGAACTCTATGAAGAAGTAGACCACTCAGACTTAAGACCAAgagtttcttcttctgcttctcttTCTTAGGTTCTAAACTAAGTTTATCCAGAATAGAACTCAGTTCTGTCTCCTGTTCTGCTTCTTCTTTGTCACATGTGGACTCATCTTCGGGTGCAACAGCGATGCTGTTCTTGTTCTCTTCATCAGCCATTGTTATTCTGATTATGATCGACAAACTATGATGTAGTATTTTTATAGAGTCAAAGTCATGTCAAGTTTAGTTTCACGAGGTCAATTTTATTCAATTAACCTTTTGCGGCTCATTGGATACTGAGGTATAGATTCTATTATTCCAAGGGCATCCAATGGTGTTGTTAGTCAAAAAGACTCGAAACCTTTTACACTTTTTGTGATGTCCgctttttaaaagttatattaaatggGCTGTAATATTTGGGCTAAAATATTGAATTGTTGTGTTTGATTACAGAGGTTTATGGGCGAGCACAAAAGCCCAATACGAAAAATACAGCAGAAGACTTATGAAGTTCTTAACATAAAACgatattgaaaaatatgtttcttAGCTATAAAAACGATATGAAACAtgctaaaaaaaaagagagagagaggaaacacACACATAGTCAAAAATGGAATAAAATCAAGACCCAAATATTGATTTGACTTTAATTTGTTTCTAGAGTTGTAAAACTAGCCGAATATTCCACTCATGAAATTTCAGAGGAAAGAAAAAAGCTAGTCGAATATTCGATTACTTGGACAAGggagcaaaagaaaaaaaaaaaaaaaaaaaaaaacctttcctCGTTTGCAAAAGACGTGCAGCACATCGTTTTGTCATCTTCTCTTGAACCTAACTTATCATCCAACggttcatattaaaaaaatccaaCGGCTGTCCCTGACTCGATTCCcctttatatatttaacaagACCACCCGATTCATCATCTACTGTAACCGTTCACTAAACCCTCTCGTACTCATCGCCGATCTTCTAGATCTACTCTCGAACCATGGCCACTATCACCGTCGTTAAAGCTAGGCAGATCTTCGACAGCCGTGGCAACCCCACCGTTGAGGTTATTAATCTCTTCTCCCTTTTGAGCTTAAGTGAACGAGAATCTGCGTTTTTGATCGTGAATAGAACtttgatttttatgtttattcctTTTATGTGAATATCGATTGCGTTTCGTAGTTTTGAGATGATTCTTGCGGCGGATCTGTTTGATTTGGATATGTTTAGATCGTGATAGTATTTGAACTTCGTGCTGAGAAAGATTGTATTGGTTTTATCTGATGATGGTTTCAGGTTGATGTACACACATCCACTGGTGTCAAGGTAACAGCAGCGGTTCCTAGTGGAGCTTCCACTGGTATCTACGAGGCTCTCGAGCTCAGGGATGGTGGCTCTGACTATCTTGGAAAGGGTGTTTCTAAGGTTTgagattgtgtttttttttttgtgtgtgttgtttGATATTAGtatgaacttttttttagtCTGATTTGGTATTGGTTTGATGTCTCTAGGCTGTTGGCAACGTGAACAACATCATTGGCCCAGCTTTGATTGGAAAGGTGAGTCTCTTTGGTTTAACGTTCAGTGCATCGTATTTGTTTTTGCAGCTGTTATAAAACTTtcgttttttgttgtttcttgCAGGACCCAACTCAGCAGACTGCTATTGACAACTTCATGGTCCACGAACTTGATGGAACCCAGAACGAGTGGGGTTGGTGCAAGCAAAAGgtgatttaatgttttatttattcacTTAACAATGAAAGACGATTCTGACcatcttgtttctttttttttttgtgttcagCTTGGAGCTAATGCTATCCTTGCTGTGTCTCTTGCCGTCTGCAAGGCTGGAGCCGTTGTCAGTGGCATTCCTCTCTACAAGGTAGGCTGATCTTGAGACTTGTAGTGACTCTTTggatacttgttttttttttctggtactAGCTGCTGTTCTAAGCTATTTACTTTTCCGTGGTATTTGTGTGCAGCACATTGCCAATCTCGCTGGTAACCCCAAGATTGTTCTACCTGTTCCTGCCTTCAACGTCATCAATGGTGGTTCACATGCCGGAAACAAGCTTGCTATGCAGGCACGTTCGCTTGATTCTTTTTTCGTTGACATGTCAGATAGCAGGCTTCTTCAGTGTTGAATGTTTCTGATTGGCTGTTGATGTTTGCAGGAGTTTATGATTCTCCCTATTGGAGCTTCTTCTTTCAAAGAAGCCATGAAAATGGGTGTTGAAGTTTACCACAACTTGAAGGTAAACCCTCAAATTATTGTGGTCTTTAAAAGGCCCTCATAAAATGATATGCAGACAATGTGTTCCTATTACAGTTGCTGTAACTTTAGTTAAATCTTGTTAACTAACATGTCTTTTTATGCTCTTCCCAGtctgtgatcaagaagaagtatGGTCAGGATGCCACAAACGTTGGTGATGAAGGTGGCTTTGCACCAAACATTCAGGAAAACAAGGAAGGTCTTGAATTGCTTAAGACTGCCATTGAAAAGGCTGGCTACACTGGCAAGGTTGTCATTGGAATGGATGTTGCCGCTTCAGAGTTTTACTCATCAGACAAGACCTACGACTTGAACTTCAAAGAAGAGGTTGAACTTCTCTTTCCATATTAATTGCTTTCTCTTTCTACATTCGATAAAAACACAAGGACAAAGCTCTAACCTCGAGCTCCTGCTATGTTTGTTTCTCTGCAGAACAACAATGGCTCTCAGAAGATTTCTGGTGATGCACTAAAGGACCTCTACAAGTCCTTTGTCGCTGAGTACCCAATTGTGTCTATTGAGGATCCCTTCGACCAAGATGACTGGGAGCACTACGCTAAGATGACCGCTGAGTGTGGAGACAATGTTCAGATTGTCGGTGATGATTTGTTGGTCACCAACCCCAAGGTTTGTAGCCTAACCTAATCAGATGTGGTTACTACTTTTTTTGTCTGTTTCTCGCTCAAAGTGCTTATATCTGTTTAATTCTTTCTTATTCCAGAGGGTTGCTAAGGCAATTGCAGAAAAGTCTTGCAATGCTCTTCTCTTGAAGGTACCTCCCAATCCATATTATCCTAATTCAGATTATATAACCTTTCAATAGTTACTGACTAAATCTTGGGGAAACAGGTTAACCAAATCGGGTCAGTGACCGAGAGTATTGAGGCAGTGAAGATGTCTAAGAGAGCAGGATGGGGAGTGATGGCCAGCCACAGAAGTGGTGAAACAGAGGACACCTTCATTGCTGACCTATCTGTTGGCTTGTCCACTGTAAGTTCTAAACCCATTTAGAAGCCAAATTCCAAAGCAACAGTTCATTGTTCGTCTGATTCTCATTTGATTCTCTCTTTACAGGGACAAATCAAGACGGGAGCTCCTTGCAGATCCGAGCGTCTAGCCAAGTACAACCAGGTTAAACATCCCTAGAACTAAATTGATCTAAACAAGAATCAAAAAACATAGTTAACTTTTGTTATTGACTAATTAATATGTTCGGTTACAGCTTTTGCGTATTGAGGAGGAGTTGGGATCAGAGGCTGTATACGCTGGAGCTAACTTCCGCAAACCTGTGGAGCCCTACTAGACAAGTGCAACTTTTTTAGTAGCAAAGTGGTTTCTCCTTTGTGacgagaagaagatgagaatTGTGTTTGCTCATTTTGCTTAAATAAAACGTTTTACGTTTGGTTCTGTTTTCTCTgttgtttttttctgtttatGGTTTGAACCCTTTTTGGGGAGAAAGTTGCTTTTACTTTTTGTAATAGACCTGAGATAGCTCTCTCTGCCTCTATGAGCGAGAGCcgctttttttttatattctgaTTTCGGCTTTATTCTTAATATCTCGTGCGTGATACTTATTATCTCCAATGACAGACGTTGGGTTTTGTCGGTAAACCTGTTCGATGGGCTTGATTGGTTCGAATGCAAACTAAAGGTCAAATGTGTGACACTGTGTGAAGATGACTAGTGAGACACTCAAACCAAATTGCATATAAGATTGTGGAGTTGTAACCATAATCAGAGCCGTGCAAGCGTTTGTAGCTACCATGAGCGGTTAGAGAATAAAATgccttatattttttaaaaaaactataatagtAAATACTACTTTcataatacttgatgttttgtaatagtgcacaaatattaataaaattacatttttctagaaaaatattttaaagatataattttaaaatcagttagccaattataaaaaagattgtaaaatataattggttgaacagtttctaataaagttaaagttaactttaaaatctcaaaacttcatgtaaattgaaacaaatcaaacattctaaaacatcatctatattgaaacggagggagtattgtCATAGAGAAAACACAATGAAAAACACCAACAAActaaatattcattttaaacataattttgttCTATTCCTTTATGCAAAATTAACGACtaaacttaa
Protein-coding regions in this window:
- the LOC106396272 gene encoding bifunctional enolase 2/transcriptional activator — protein: MATITVVKARQIFDSRGNPTVEVDVHTSTGVKVTAAVPSGASTGIYEALELRDGGSDYLGKGVSKAVGNVNNIIGPALIGKDPTQQTAIDNFMVHELDGTQNEWGWCKQKLGANAILAVSLAVCKAGAVVSGIPLYKHIANLAGNPKIVLPVPAFNVINGGSHAGNKLAMQEFMILPIGASSFKEAMKMGVEVYHNLKSVIKKKYGQDATNVGDEGGFAPNIQENKEGLELLKTAIEKAGYTGKVVIGMDVAASEFYSSDKTYDLNFKEENNNGSQKISGDALKDLYKSFVAEYPIVSIEDPFDQDDWEHYAKMTAECGDNVQIVGDDLLVTNPKRVAKAIAEKSCNALLLKVNQIGSVTESIEAVKMSKRAGWGVMASHRSGETEDTFIADLSVGLSTGQIKTGAPCRSERLAKYNQLLRIEEELGSEAVYAGANFRKPVEPY
- the BNAC04G08760D gene encoding uncharacterized protein BNAC04G08760D, whose protein sequence is MADEENKNSIAVAPEDESTCDKEEAEQETELSSILDKLSLEPKKEKQKKKLLVLSLSGLLLHRVHRRTNRKTPKNRSPDASCGPNLVYKRPFAEEFMKFILERFEVGIWSSACEKNVDIVLNIVLENLQDNLLFVWDQEECTDSGSTTLHNSDKPMFFKDLSKVFKYFKGFSASNTIFIDDEPYKALLNPDNTGVFPVSYDPTDKNDDFLDPEGEFCSYLDDLASSSDVQDYIKEHSFGQPMIDSSHPDWSFYSKVIKDYYLAYVC